A region of Clarias gariepinus isolate MV-2021 ecotype Netherlands chromosome 25, CGAR_prim_01v2, whole genome shotgun sequence DNA encodes the following proteins:
- the pbx1a gene encoding pre-B-cell leukemia homeobox 1a isoform X4, producing MLSIRGAQDEEPPDPQLMRLDNMLLAEGVSGPEKGGGASAVAAAAAAAVGGTGNDNSVEHSDYRAKLTQIRQIYHTELEKYEQACNEFTTHVMNLLREQSRTRPISPKEIERMVGIIHRKFSSIQMQLKQSTCEAVMILRSRFLDARRKRRNFNKQATEILNEYFYSHLSNPYPSEEAKEELAKKCSITVSQVSNWFGNKRIRYKKNIGKFQEEANMYAARTAVNAASASAQGSQANSPSTPNSAGSAASFNMSHSGDLFMSVQSLNGDSYPAPQVGANIQSQVDTLRHVISQAGGYTDALAATQLYSPQGINANGVWQDAPTPSSVTSPTEGPGSVQSDTSN from the exons TGTTGAGTATTCGCGGCGCGCAGGACGAGGAGCCTCCTGATCCACAGCTCATGCGATTGGACAACATGCTGTTAGCAGAAGGCGTGTCCGGCCCTGAAAAGGGGGGCGGGGCTTCAGCAGTCGCAGCAGCCGCCGCCGCGGCAGTGGGCGGAACCGGAAACGACAACTCGGTGGAGCATTCGGACTACAGAGCGAAACTGACACAGATACGACAGATCTACCACACGGAGCTGGAGAAATACGAACAG gcatGTAACGAGTTTACCACGCACGTGATGAACCTATTGAGAGAACAGTCTCGCACTCGTCCCATTTCACCCAAAGAGATCGAGCGCATGGTCGGCATCATCCACCGCAAGTTCAGCTCCATACAGATGCAGCTCAAACAGAGCACGTGCGAAGCCGTCATGATCCTGCGCTCACGCTTCCTTGACGCCAG ACGGAAGAGGCGGAACTTCAACAAGCAGGCCACAGAGATCCTGAACGAGTACTTTTACTCACACCTCAGTAACCCGTATCCCAGCGAGGAGGCGAAAGAGGAACTGGCCAAGAAGTGTTCCATCACCGTCTCCCAG GTGTCAAACTGGTTCGGGAACAAACGGATCAGATACAAGAAAAACATCGGGAAATTCCAGGAGGAAGCGAACATGTACGCCGCCAGAACAGCCGTTAACGCGGCCAGCGCTTCTGCTCAGGGCAGCCAGGCGAACTCGCCCTCCACGCCCAACTCGGCCG gTTCTGCTGCGTCTTTTAACATGTCTCACTCCGGCGATTTGTTCATGAGCGTTCAGTCTCTGAATGGGGACTCGTACCCGGCGCCGCAGGTGGGCGCTAACATACAGTCACAG GTGGATACACTTCGCCATGTTATCAGTCAGGCAGGAGGATACACTGACGCTCTCGCTGCAACTCAGCTCTACAGTCCACAGGGCATCAac gcgaACGGAGTTTGGCAGGATGCACCGACTCCATCGTCTGTAACTTCACCTACAGAAGGACCAGGAAGTGTTCAGTCTGACACGTCTAactaa